In the genome of Girardinichthys multiradiatus isolate DD_20200921_A chromosome 7, DD_fGirMul_XY1, whole genome shotgun sequence, one region contains:
- the sgo2 gene encoding shugoshin 1 isoform X3, which yields MMFPMKMMTPSKPSKQTSAMASKIKNKILNTSSFFKVSLKNNNKALALALQAQKEKSRQLEMEVVYLQKQVEALCFELATKKYKQRKLLLILKNLHSNTLQHLNMAAELVSDNDSLRLSGGRHALNMENRENDAATRLNDRLVLQPEISMNSSHLNKDLEGKPHLPERNTESADTEERRLSRCVQASLTGTCRPSSSSLRSEVERLSRALSQSSFEITSILRPQNNQTYENSTASFSTDVNAPSVSALETEPQLKKTDNSVLLNTSMEITVSNAAEIITVETKPKKKGHSCKPKGTKGQQGACGSSAGVQNGLNGRPKKGPAETPTHMIEQPPEDKDPGVLQLQLPKTLSKNVKTSRIPKLDHHQKAPKSTTDPCDTELQEADDYFSDRKDISLKAGDSEPKEGSASSKITYRRSKTKVKRRSAIIHKVPSASALLPLDDESQQSRLEKVHNEEKAENREPHPPHDPILYPEEVASSELELVENQPPEVWRKTENKPRCRSTFVISVFRDSKSPVLDHDLILPAEPHSEAEEKLKYVAGKKTSHSDPLTETRNSLKRPLVESSEHNREVLPVDQHDPSGLEHHKHKKSKREDAGGSRKKKMSLEKCAGGSDTRQKKKTKNNREVSSKNEASLHFACREEPPSCSTYGPEVRREGEDAFQMVHSRDSHDISEALRSPNESKAKDDPKPHRKTKLHTATESRNPRETFVYHRRTTWDKTKNISLNNSGMSIASDETVHQHVGVLLKDELPPWLFGGLSTVDTEANSLPSSPTRSTSSRYAVTEESTKASPAGRVLTMVTNTFTSPDSENERRNRRRNCVVSYKEPPLNSKIRRGDKFTDTTFLSSPLFKDRRKKKK from the exons ATGATGTTCCCCATGAAGATGATGACGCCATCGAAGCCATCGAAGCAGACATCAGCCATGGCTTCAAagatcaaaaacaaaattctcA acacctcctccttcTTCAAGGTCTCCCTGAAGAACAACAACAAGGCCCTGGCTCTTGCTCTGCAGGCCCAGAAGGAGAAGAGCAGGCAGCTTGAGATGGAGGTGGTGTACCTACAGAAACAGGTAGAAGCTCTCTGCTTTGAGCTGGCTACCAAAAAATACAAGCAGAGAAAACTG CTGCTAATCCTGAAAAATCTCCACAGTAACACTCTGCAGCACCTGAACATGGCAGCAGAACTCGTCTCTGACAAC gattctCTAAGACTGTCAGGGGGCCGCCATGCCTTAAACATGGAAAACAGGGAGAATGATGCAGCCACACG GCTTAATGACCGGTTAGTGCTGCAGCCTGAAATCTCAATGAATTCCTCCCATCTCAACAAAGATCTTGAAGGAAAACCACATCTGCCTGAAAGAAACACTG AAAGCGCCGATACCGAGGAAAGGCGTTTGAGCCGGTGTGTTCAAGCTAGTCTGACAGGAACATGTCGTCCATCCAGCAGCAGCCTGAGGAGCGAAGTAGAGCGGCTGTCGAGAGCATTGTCCCAGTCCAGCTTTGAAATAACCTCCATCCTCCGTCCTCAGAACAATCAAACATATGAAAACTCCACCGCATCCTTTTCTACTGATGTTAACGCTCCGAGTGTCTCCGCTTTGGAAACTGAGcctcaattaaaaaaaacggACAATTCTGTGCTTCTCAATACATCAATGGAGATTACTGTGAGTAACGCTGCTGAAATCATCACCGTAGAAACCAAACCCAAGAAAAAAGGTCATTCCTGCAAGCCGAAAGGCACAAAGGGTCAGCAGGGGGCATGCGGTTCCAGTGCAGGTGTTCAGAATGGTTTAAATGGGAGACCAAAGAAGGGACCTGCTGAAACTCCTACACACATGATTGAACAGCCACCGGAAGATAAAGACCCAGGAGTTCTTCAACTTCAGTTACCAAAAACACTCAGCAAGAATGTGAAAACATCTCGTATTCCCAAACTTGACCATCATCAGAAGGCACCCAAGAGCACTACTGACCCCTGTGACACTGAATTACAGGAAGCAGATGATTATTTTTCTGATCGTAAGGATATTTCTTTGAAAGCTGGTGATAGTGAACCAAAAGAAGGTTCAGCAAGTTCTAAAATCACCTACAGAAGGTCCAAAACTAAAGTTAAGAGGCGGTCTGCAATCATTCACAAGGTCCCATCAGCTTCAGCCCTGCTTCCTCTTGATGATGAGAGCCAACAGTCCCGTCTGGAGAAGGTCCACAATGAAGAGAAGGCAGAAAACAGAGAGCCACACCCACCACATGACCCCATCCTCTATCCAGAGGAGGTGGCATCTTCAGAGCTAGAGTTGGTAGAAAATCAGCCTCCTGaagtctggaggaaaacagagaacaaaCCAAGATGCAGAAGTACATTTGTCATCTCCGTTTTCAGGGACAGTAAGTCACCAGTTCTGGACCATGACCTGATACTTCCTGCAGAGCCCCACAGTGAGGCTGAGGAGAAGCTGAAATATGTGGCTGGCAAAAAAACGTCACATTCAGATCCGCTCACAGAAACCCGCAACTCTTTAAAGCGTCCTCTGGTGGAATCTTCAGAGCATAATCGTGAAGTCTTGCCAGTGGATCAACACGACCCTTCAGGATTAGAGcaccacaaacataaaaaatccaaaagagaagATGCAGGAGGATCCAGAAAAAAGAAGATGTCACTGGAGAAGTGTGCTGGTGGTTCAGATACCAGgcaaaagaagaaaactaaaaacaaccGAGAAGTTTCATCTAAAAATGAAGCTAGTCTGCATTTTGCCTGCAGAGAGGAGCCTCCTTCCTGTAGCACTTATGGTCCTGAGGTCAGAAGAGAAGGTGAAGATGCTTTTCAGATGGTGCACAGCCGTGACAGTCATGACATTTCTGAAGCTCTGCGTAGTCCAAACGAGTCCAAAGCCAAGGATGATCCCAAACCACACAGGAAGACAAAGCTGCACACAGCCACTGAAAGTAGGAATCCAAGGGAGACATTTGTCTACCACAGGCGGACAACTTGGGACAAAACTaagaatatttctttgaataacTCTGGGATGTCCATTGCTAGTGATGAGACGGTTCATCAGCATGTTGGAGTTCTACTGAAGGACGAACTGCCTCCATGGCTGTTTGGAGGCCTCAGCACTGTGGACACAGAGGCCAATTCTCTACCCAGCTCTCCTACCAGGAGCACATCATCCAGGTACGCAGTGACTGAGGAGTCAACTAAAGCCTCACCAG cagGAAGAGTCCTAACAATGGTTACGAACACCTTCACAAGCCCAGACAGTGAAAACGAAAGAAGAAACAGGAGAAGAAACTGTGTGGTCAGCTATAAGGAGCCACCACTGAACAG CAAGATAAGGCGTGGAGACAAATTCACCGACACCACCTTCCTGAGTTCTCCGCTCTTTAAAGAcagaaggaagaagaagaagtag
- the sgo2 gene encoding uncharacterized protein sgo2 isoform X1, protein MMFPMKMMTPSKPSKQTSAMASKIKNKILNTSSFFKVSLKNNNKALALALQAQKEKSRQLEMEVVYLQKQVEALCFELATKKYKQRKLLLILKNLHSNTLQHLNMAAELVSDNDSLRLSGGRHALNMENRENDAATRLNDRLVLQPEISMNSSHLNKDLEGKPHLPERNTESADTEERRLSRCVQASLTGTCRPSSSSLRSEVERLSRALSQSSFEITSILRPQNNQTYENSTASFSTDVNAPSVSALETEPQLKKTDNSVLLNTSMEITVSNAAEIITVETKPKKKGHSCKPKGTKGQQGACGSSAGVQNGLNGRPKKGPAETPTHMIEQPPEDKDPGVLQLQLPKTLSKNVKTSRIPKLDHHQKAPKSTTDPCDTELQEADDYFSDRKDISLKAGDSEPKEGSASSKITYRRSKTKVKRRSAIIHKVPSASALLPLDDESQQSRLEKVHNEEKAENREPHPPHDPILYPEEVASSELELVENQPPEVWRKTENKPRCRSTFVISVFRDSKSPVLDHDLILPAEPHSEAEEKLKYVAGKKTSHSDPLTETRNSLKRPLVESSEHNREVLPVDQHDPSGLEHHKHKKSKREDAGGSRKKKMSLEKCAGGSDTRQKKKTKNNREVSSKNEASLHFACREEPPSCSTYGPEVRREGEDAFQMVHSRDSHDISEALRSPNESKAKDDPKPHRKTKLHTATESRNPRETFVYHRRTTWDKTKNISLNNSGMSIASDETVHQHVGVLLKDELPPWLFGGLSTVDTEANSLPSSPTRSTSSRYAVTEESTKASPAGRVLTMVTNTFTSPDSENERRNRRRNCVVSYKEPPLNSGATCSLGSTQYLNRLEREAMILSSFAGIIMSNLPVEEIFTLYRCKPAASYPSHQSKGSIVLPFTLSYHPFAMLRSYKAVQHSKKLNQKLKRWLSKQTKASAPQRPVSARSSSPSLSESFGSVSNLLLSPLLSCAGVNGSLLLSTPLAGKQLFSPESSREL, encoded by the exons ATGATGTTCCCCATGAAGATGATGACGCCATCGAAGCCATCGAAGCAGACATCAGCCATGGCTTCAAagatcaaaaacaaaattctcA acacctcctccttcTTCAAGGTCTCCCTGAAGAACAACAACAAGGCCCTGGCTCTTGCTCTGCAGGCCCAGAAGGAGAAGAGCAGGCAGCTTGAGATGGAGGTGGTGTACCTACAGAAACAGGTAGAAGCTCTCTGCTTTGAGCTGGCTACCAAAAAATACAAGCAGAGAAAACTG CTGCTAATCCTGAAAAATCTCCACAGTAACACTCTGCAGCACCTGAACATGGCAGCAGAACTCGTCTCTGACAAC gattctCTAAGACTGTCAGGGGGCCGCCATGCCTTAAACATGGAAAACAGGGAGAATGATGCAGCCACACG GCTTAATGACCGGTTAGTGCTGCAGCCTGAAATCTCAATGAATTCCTCCCATCTCAACAAAGATCTTGAAGGAAAACCACATCTGCCTGAAAGAAACACTG AAAGCGCCGATACCGAGGAAAGGCGTTTGAGCCGGTGTGTTCAAGCTAGTCTGACAGGAACATGTCGTCCATCCAGCAGCAGCCTGAGGAGCGAAGTAGAGCGGCTGTCGAGAGCATTGTCCCAGTCCAGCTTTGAAATAACCTCCATCCTCCGTCCTCAGAACAATCAAACATATGAAAACTCCACCGCATCCTTTTCTACTGATGTTAACGCTCCGAGTGTCTCCGCTTTGGAAACTGAGcctcaattaaaaaaaacggACAATTCTGTGCTTCTCAATACATCAATGGAGATTACTGTGAGTAACGCTGCTGAAATCATCACCGTAGAAACCAAACCCAAGAAAAAAGGTCATTCCTGCAAGCCGAAAGGCACAAAGGGTCAGCAGGGGGCATGCGGTTCCAGTGCAGGTGTTCAGAATGGTTTAAATGGGAGACCAAAGAAGGGACCTGCTGAAACTCCTACACACATGATTGAACAGCCACCGGAAGATAAAGACCCAGGAGTTCTTCAACTTCAGTTACCAAAAACACTCAGCAAGAATGTGAAAACATCTCGTATTCCCAAACTTGACCATCATCAGAAGGCACCCAAGAGCACTACTGACCCCTGTGACACTGAATTACAGGAAGCAGATGATTATTTTTCTGATCGTAAGGATATTTCTTTGAAAGCTGGTGATAGTGAACCAAAAGAAGGTTCAGCAAGTTCTAAAATCACCTACAGAAGGTCCAAAACTAAAGTTAAGAGGCGGTCTGCAATCATTCACAAGGTCCCATCAGCTTCAGCCCTGCTTCCTCTTGATGATGAGAGCCAACAGTCCCGTCTGGAGAAGGTCCACAATGAAGAGAAGGCAGAAAACAGAGAGCCACACCCACCACATGACCCCATCCTCTATCCAGAGGAGGTGGCATCTTCAGAGCTAGAGTTGGTAGAAAATCAGCCTCCTGaagtctggaggaaaacagagaacaaaCCAAGATGCAGAAGTACATTTGTCATCTCCGTTTTCAGGGACAGTAAGTCACCAGTTCTGGACCATGACCTGATACTTCCTGCAGAGCCCCACAGTGAGGCTGAGGAGAAGCTGAAATATGTGGCTGGCAAAAAAACGTCACATTCAGATCCGCTCACAGAAACCCGCAACTCTTTAAAGCGTCCTCTGGTGGAATCTTCAGAGCATAATCGTGAAGTCTTGCCAGTGGATCAACACGACCCTTCAGGATTAGAGcaccacaaacataaaaaatccaaaagagaagATGCAGGAGGATCCAGAAAAAAGAAGATGTCACTGGAGAAGTGTGCTGGTGGTTCAGATACCAGgcaaaagaagaaaactaaaaacaaccGAGAAGTTTCATCTAAAAATGAAGCTAGTCTGCATTTTGCCTGCAGAGAGGAGCCTCCTTCCTGTAGCACTTATGGTCCTGAGGTCAGAAGAGAAGGTGAAGATGCTTTTCAGATGGTGCACAGCCGTGACAGTCATGACATTTCTGAAGCTCTGCGTAGTCCAAACGAGTCCAAAGCCAAGGATGATCCCAAACCACACAGGAAGACAAAGCTGCACACAGCCACTGAAAGTAGGAATCCAAGGGAGACATTTGTCTACCACAGGCGGACAACTTGGGACAAAACTaagaatatttctttgaataacTCTGGGATGTCCATTGCTAGTGATGAGACGGTTCATCAGCATGTTGGAGTTCTACTGAAGGACGAACTGCCTCCATGGCTGTTTGGAGGCCTCAGCACTGTGGACACAGAGGCCAATTCTCTACCCAGCTCTCCTACCAGGAGCACATCATCCAGGTACGCAGTGACTGAGGAGTCAACTAAAGCCTCACCAG cagGAAGAGTCCTAACAATGGTTACGAACACCTTCACAAGCCCAGACAGTGAAAACGAAAGAAGAAACAGGAGAAGAAACTGTGTGGTCAGCTATAAGGAGCCACCACTGAACAG TGGAGCCACCTGCAGCTTAGGAAGTACGCAATATCTGAATCGCTTAGAGCGAGAGGCAATGATCCTGTCATCTTTCGCTGGAATTATTATG AGCAACCTACCAGTGGAGGAAATCTTCACTCTCTACAGATGTAAGCCAGCTGCTTCATACCCCAGCCATCAGTCCAAG GGGTCAATTGTATTACCCTTTACTCTGTCCTACCATCCATTTGCCATGCTCAGATCCTACAAGGCTGTACAACACTCCAAGAAGCTCA accagaagctgaagagatGGTTGTCTAAGCAGACTAAAGCGAGTGCACCACAGAGACCAGTGTCTGCACGGTCCTCATCTCCATCCTTGTCTGAGTCTTTTGGCAGTGTGAGTAACTTACTGCTAAGTCCTCTGCTGTCTTGTGCTGGTGTAAATGGTTCCCTTCTGCTCTCTACTCCTCTTGCAGGAAAGCAGTTATTCTCACCAGAAAGCAGCAGAGAACTATGA
- the sgo2 gene encoding uncharacterized protein sgo2 isoform X2, translating into MMFPMKMMTPSKPSKQTSAMASKIKNKILNTSSFFKVSLKNNNKALALALQAQKEKSRQLEMEVVYLQKQVEALCFELATKKYKQRKLLLILKNLHSNTLQHLNMAAELVSDNDSLRLSGGRHALNMENRENDAATRLNDRLVLQPEISMNSSHLNKDLEGKPHLPERNTESADTEERRLSRCVQASLTGTCRPSSSSLRSEVERLSRALSQSSFEITSILRPQNNQTYENSTASFSTDVNAPSVSALETEPQLKKTDNSVLLNTSMEITVSNAAEIITVETKPKKKGHSCKPKGTKGQQGACGSSAGVQNGLNGRPKKGPAETPTHMIEQPPEDKDPGVLQLQLPKTLSKNVKTSRIPKLDHHQKAPKSTTDPCDTELQEADDYFSDRKDISLKAGDSEPKEGSASSKITYRRSKTKVKRRSAIIHKVPSASALLPLDDESQQSRLEKVHNEEKAENREPHPPHDPILYPEEVASSELELVENQPPEVWRKTENKPRCRSTFVISVFRDSKSPVLDHDLILPAEPHSEAEEKLKYVAGKKTSHSDPLTETRNSLKRPLVESSEHNREVLPVDQHDPSGLEHHKHKKSKREDAGGSRKKKMSLEKCAGGSDTRQKKKTKNNREVSSKNEASLHFACREEPPSCSTYGPEVRREGEDAFQMVHSRDSHDISEALRSPNESKAKDDPKPHRKTKLHTATESRNPRETFVYHRRTTWDKTKNISLNNSGMSIASDETVHQHVGVLLKDELPPWLFGGLSTVDTEANSLPSSPTRSTSSRYAVTEESTKASPAGRVLTMVTNTFTSPDSENERRNRRRNCVVSYKEPPLNSGATCSLGSTQYLNRLEREAMILSSFAGIIMSNLPVEEIFTLYRCKPAASYPSHQSKGSIVLPFTLSYHPFAMLRSYKAVQHSKKLNQKLKRWLSKQTKASAPQRPVSARSSSPSLSESFGSESSYSHQKAAENYEGSQESLQD; encoded by the exons ATGATGTTCCCCATGAAGATGATGACGCCATCGAAGCCATCGAAGCAGACATCAGCCATGGCTTCAAagatcaaaaacaaaattctcA acacctcctccttcTTCAAGGTCTCCCTGAAGAACAACAACAAGGCCCTGGCTCTTGCTCTGCAGGCCCAGAAGGAGAAGAGCAGGCAGCTTGAGATGGAGGTGGTGTACCTACAGAAACAGGTAGAAGCTCTCTGCTTTGAGCTGGCTACCAAAAAATACAAGCAGAGAAAACTG CTGCTAATCCTGAAAAATCTCCACAGTAACACTCTGCAGCACCTGAACATGGCAGCAGAACTCGTCTCTGACAAC gattctCTAAGACTGTCAGGGGGCCGCCATGCCTTAAACATGGAAAACAGGGAGAATGATGCAGCCACACG GCTTAATGACCGGTTAGTGCTGCAGCCTGAAATCTCAATGAATTCCTCCCATCTCAACAAAGATCTTGAAGGAAAACCACATCTGCCTGAAAGAAACACTG AAAGCGCCGATACCGAGGAAAGGCGTTTGAGCCGGTGTGTTCAAGCTAGTCTGACAGGAACATGTCGTCCATCCAGCAGCAGCCTGAGGAGCGAAGTAGAGCGGCTGTCGAGAGCATTGTCCCAGTCCAGCTTTGAAATAACCTCCATCCTCCGTCCTCAGAACAATCAAACATATGAAAACTCCACCGCATCCTTTTCTACTGATGTTAACGCTCCGAGTGTCTCCGCTTTGGAAACTGAGcctcaattaaaaaaaacggACAATTCTGTGCTTCTCAATACATCAATGGAGATTACTGTGAGTAACGCTGCTGAAATCATCACCGTAGAAACCAAACCCAAGAAAAAAGGTCATTCCTGCAAGCCGAAAGGCACAAAGGGTCAGCAGGGGGCATGCGGTTCCAGTGCAGGTGTTCAGAATGGTTTAAATGGGAGACCAAAGAAGGGACCTGCTGAAACTCCTACACACATGATTGAACAGCCACCGGAAGATAAAGACCCAGGAGTTCTTCAACTTCAGTTACCAAAAACACTCAGCAAGAATGTGAAAACATCTCGTATTCCCAAACTTGACCATCATCAGAAGGCACCCAAGAGCACTACTGACCCCTGTGACACTGAATTACAGGAAGCAGATGATTATTTTTCTGATCGTAAGGATATTTCTTTGAAAGCTGGTGATAGTGAACCAAAAGAAGGTTCAGCAAGTTCTAAAATCACCTACAGAAGGTCCAAAACTAAAGTTAAGAGGCGGTCTGCAATCATTCACAAGGTCCCATCAGCTTCAGCCCTGCTTCCTCTTGATGATGAGAGCCAACAGTCCCGTCTGGAGAAGGTCCACAATGAAGAGAAGGCAGAAAACAGAGAGCCACACCCACCACATGACCCCATCCTCTATCCAGAGGAGGTGGCATCTTCAGAGCTAGAGTTGGTAGAAAATCAGCCTCCTGaagtctggaggaaaacagagaacaaaCCAAGATGCAGAAGTACATTTGTCATCTCCGTTTTCAGGGACAGTAAGTCACCAGTTCTGGACCATGACCTGATACTTCCTGCAGAGCCCCACAGTGAGGCTGAGGAGAAGCTGAAATATGTGGCTGGCAAAAAAACGTCACATTCAGATCCGCTCACAGAAACCCGCAACTCTTTAAAGCGTCCTCTGGTGGAATCTTCAGAGCATAATCGTGAAGTCTTGCCAGTGGATCAACACGACCCTTCAGGATTAGAGcaccacaaacataaaaaatccaaaagagaagATGCAGGAGGATCCAGAAAAAAGAAGATGTCACTGGAGAAGTGTGCTGGTGGTTCAGATACCAGgcaaaagaagaaaactaaaaacaaccGAGAAGTTTCATCTAAAAATGAAGCTAGTCTGCATTTTGCCTGCAGAGAGGAGCCTCCTTCCTGTAGCACTTATGGTCCTGAGGTCAGAAGAGAAGGTGAAGATGCTTTTCAGATGGTGCACAGCCGTGACAGTCATGACATTTCTGAAGCTCTGCGTAGTCCAAACGAGTCCAAAGCCAAGGATGATCCCAAACCACACAGGAAGACAAAGCTGCACACAGCCACTGAAAGTAGGAATCCAAGGGAGACATTTGTCTACCACAGGCGGACAACTTGGGACAAAACTaagaatatttctttgaataacTCTGGGATGTCCATTGCTAGTGATGAGACGGTTCATCAGCATGTTGGAGTTCTACTGAAGGACGAACTGCCTCCATGGCTGTTTGGAGGCCTCAGCACTGTGGACACAGAGGCCAATTCTCTACCCAGCTCTCCTACCAGGAGCACATCATCCAGGTACGCAGTGACTGAGGAGTCAACTAAAGCCTCACCAG cagGAAGAGTCCTAACAATGGTTACGAACACCTTCACAAGCCCAGACAGTGAAAACGAAAGAAGAAACAGGAGAAGAAACTGTGTGGTCAGCTATAAGGAGCCACCACTGAACAG TGGAGCCACCTGCAGCTTAGGAAGTACGCAATATCTGAATCGCTTAGAGCGAGAGGCAATGATCCTGTCATCTTTCGCTGGAATTATTATG AGCAACCTACCAGTGGAGGAAATCTTCACTCTCTACAGATGTAAGCCAGCTGCTTCATACCCCAGCCATCAGTCCAAG GGGTCAATTGTATTACCCTTTACTCTGTCCTACCATCCATTTGCCATGCTCAGATCCTACAAGGCTGTACAACACTCCAAGAAGCTCA accagaagctgaagagatGGTTGTCTAAGCAGACTAAAGCGAGTGCACCACAGAGACCAGTGTCTGCACGGTCCTCATCTCCATCCTTGTCTGAGTCTTTTGGCAGT GAAAGCAGTTATTCTCACCAGAAAGCAGCAGAGAACTATGAGGGTTCACAAGAGTCTTTGCAGGACTGA